The following coding sequences are from one Microtus pennsylvanicus isolate mMicPen1 chromosome 1, mMicPen1.hap1, whole genome shotgun sequence window:
- the LOC142859145 gene encoding cytochrome P450 2B1-like, with amino-acid sequence MEPSVLLILALLVGFLLLMIRGHPKARGHLPPGPRPLPLLGNLLQMDRRGLLNSFIQLQKKYGDVFTVHLGPRPVVMLCGTEAIREALVDQAEAFSGRGTIAVFDPTVQGHGMIFSNGERWKTLRRFSLATMKDFGMGKRSIEERIQEEAQYLVEELQKSQGAPLDPTFLFQSITANIICSIVFGERFDYKDRQFLHLLDVIYRTFSLISSFSSQVFELFSGFLKYFPGTHRQIYKNFQEILDYIGHSVEKHRETLDPNNPRDFIDTYLIRMEKEKSNQHTEFHHQNLIISVLSLFLAGTETSSTTLRFGFLLLLKYPHVAEKVQKEIDQVIGSHRPPTLDDRTKMPYTEAVIREIQRFADIIPTGVPHKVTKDTLFRGYLLPKNTEVYPILSAALHDPRYFEQPDAFNPDHFLDASGALKKTEAFMPFSIGKRICLGEGIARNELFLFFTTILQNFSVSSPVAPKDIDLRPKESGLTNVAPTYQIQFLPR; translated from the exons ATGGAGCCCAGTGTCCTGCTCATCCTTGCTCTTCTTGTGGGCTTCTTACTACTCATGATCAGGGGCCACCCAAAGGCTCGTGGCCACCTTCCACCAGGACCCCGACCCCTGCCCCTCTTGGGAAACCTCCTTCAGATGGACAGAAGAGGCCTCCTCAACTCCTTTATTCAG CTTCAAAAAAAATATGGAGACGTGTTCACAGTGCACCTGGGACCGAGGCCCGTGGTCATGTTGTGTGGGACAGAGGCCATAAGGGAAGCTCTGGTGGACCAAGCTGAGGCTTTCTCTGGCCGGGGGACAATTGCTGTGTTCGACCCAACTGTACAAGGACATG GTATGATCTTTTCTAATGGGGAACGCTGGAAGACACTTCGGCGATTCTCTCTGGCCACCATGAAAGATTTTGGGATGGGCAAGCGAAGTATAGAGGAGCGGATTCAAGAGGAGGCCCAATATCTGGTGGAGGAGCTGCAGAAATCTCAGG GAGCCCCCCTGGACCCCACCTTCCTCTTCCAGAGCATCACAGCCAACATCATCTGCTCCATTGTCTTTGGAGAGCGCTTTGACTACAAAGACCGCCAGTTCCTGCACCTACTGGATGTGATCTATCGGACCTTCTCGCTCATCAGCTCATTCTCCAGCCAG GTGTTTGAGCTCTTCTCTGGCTTCCTGAAGTACTttcctggtacccacagacaAATCTACAAAAACTTTCAGGAGATCCTGGACTACATTGGCCACAGTGTGGAGAAGCACAGGGAAACCTTGGACCCCAACAATCCAAGAGACTTCATCGATACCTACCTTATACGCATGGAGAAG GAGAAGTCCAATCAACACACGGAGTTCCATCACCAGAACCTCATAATCTCCGTGCTGTCTCTCTTCCTTGCTGGCACCGAGACCAGCAGCACCACGCTCCGCTttggcttcctgctcctgctcaaATACCCCCATGTTGCAG AGAAAGTCCAAAAGGAGATCGATCAGGTGATTGGCTCACACCGCCCACCAACCCTTGATGACCGCACCAAAATGCCTTACACTGAGGCTGTTATTAGGGAGATCCAGCGATTTGCAGATATTATCCCCACTGGAGTGCCGCACAAAGTCACCAAAGATACTTTGTTCCGAGGGTACCTGCTCCCCAAG AACACTGAAGTGTACCCCATCCTGAGTGCAGCTCTTCATGACCCACGGTACTTTGAACAACCAGATGCCTTCAATCCTGACCACTTCCTGGATGCCAGTGGGGCTCTGAAGAAAACTGAAGCTTTTATGCCCTTCTCTATAG GAAAGCGCATTTGTCTTGGTGAAGGCATTGCCCGCAACGAATTGTTCCTTTTCTTCACCACCATCCTCCAGAACTTCTCTGTGTCCAGTCCCGTGGCTCCTAAGGACATTGACCTCAGGCCCAAGGAGAGTGGCTTGACCAACGTAGCTCCAACATACCAGATCCAGTTCTTGCCCCGCTGA